In Pseudomonas oryzicola, one DNA window encodes the following:
- a CDS encoding alpha-L-glutamate ligase-like protein, with protein MFGLIKTWKALEARGIMGINRRNADYVLKYNKRHLYPIVDDKIITKERALAAGIHVPEMYGIIETEKEIDKLDQIIGGRSDFVIKPAQGAGGDGILVIADRFEDRYRTVSGKIISHEEIEHQISSILTGLYSLGGHRDRALIEYRVTPDQIFKSISYEGVPDIRIIVLMGYPVMAMLRLPTRQSGGKANLHQGAIGVGVDLATGVTLRGTWLNNIISKHPDTTNAVDGVQLPNWDGFMKLAAGCYELCGLGYIGVDMVLDQDKGPLILELNARPGLNIQIANDCGLTQRTHAIEAHLEALAKDGVTEDAEQRVRVSQGLFGHVHPR; from the coding sequence TTTGGCCTGATCAAGACATGGAAAGCCCTGGAGGCCCGGGGCATCATGGGTATCAACCGGCGCAACGCGGATTACGTGCTGAAGTACAACAAGCGCCACCTGTACCCGATCGTCGACGACAAGATCATCACCAAGGAGCGTGCCCTGGCGGCCGGCATCCATGTGCCGGAGATGTACGGCATCATCGAAACCGAGAAGGAAATCGACAAGCTCGACCAGATCATTGGCGGGCGCAGCGATTTCGTCATCAAGCCGGCCCAGGGTGCCGGCGGCGATGGCATCCTGGTGATCGCCGACCGCTTCGAAGACCGCTACCGCACGGTGTCGGGCAAGATCATCAGCCATGAGGAGATCGAGCACCAGATTTCCAGCATCCTCACCGGCCTGTACTCGCTGGGCGGCCACCGCGACCGTGCGCTGATCGAATACCGGGTAACCCCCGACCAGATCTTCAAGAGCATCAGCTACGAAGGTGTACCAGACATCCGCATCATCGTGCTGATGGGCTACCCGGTAATGGCCATGCTGCGCCTGCCGACCCGCCAGTCCGGCGGCAAGGCCAACCTGCACCAGGGCGCCATCGGCGTGGGAGTCGACCTGGCTACTGGGGTGACTTTGCGCGGCACCTGGCTGAACAACATCATCAGCAAGCACCCGGACACCACCAACGCGGTCGATGGCGTGCAGCTGCCGAACTGGGACGGCTTCATGAAGCTGGCCGCCGGCTGCTACGAGCTGTGTGGCCTGGGCTACATCGGTGTCGACATGGTGCTGGACCAGGACAAGGGGCCGCTGATTCTGGAACTCAACGCCCGCCCGGGCCTGAACATCCAGATTGCCAACGACTGCGGGCTGACCCAGCGCACCCATGCCATCGAGGCCCATCTGGAAGCGCTGGCCAAGGATGGCGTCACCGAGGATGCCGAACAGCGGGTGCGGGTGTCGCAAGGGCTGTTCGGGCATGTGCATCCGCGCTGA